In Lycium ferocissimum isolate CSIRO_LF1 chromosome 11, AGI_CSIRO_Lferr_CH_V1, whole genome shotgun sequence, a single genomic region encodes these proteins:
- the LOC132038054 gene encoding LOW QUALITY PROTEIN: uncharacterized protein LOC132038054 (The sequence of the model RefSeq protein was modified relative to this genomic sequence to represent the inferred CDS: deleted 1 base in 1 codon) codes for MSISTAHIVVGLAIVLLMLIAVVEAKTPPGIADHPSHSHCSDDEIKRCKNLPHCHLLMITVHQSYHHHLLLRNQLHHHLLLIKKETPPPSPPKESTPPPSPPKKGTPPPSPPKEYTPPPSPPKDETPPPSPPKESTPPPSPPKEQTPPPSPPKESSPPPSLPPSSPPPSNPSSPPPPSSSPPPPSSDSPPSPAYPSPTPKPPTPKNVNCKNKYYPRCYAVQHVCPTSCPTSCQVDCVSCKPVCSNNFIWDAKCDKPGAVFQVPRFTGGDGIIFYFHGKKDKDFYLVTDPEFHINAHFIGRRNENMKRDFTWVQSIGILYGTHKLSVAGLKTTTWDDSIDRLALHFDNEPILLPNNEGARGKSEIVPMTSITRISNTNEVVIDVENVPTITAKIVPIAEQESRVHNYGITNDDCFAHLELGFKFFSLTGEVNSVLGQTYRKDCVSRVKMGVLMPIMGGDKKFAASGLFDADCSVARFQANGEQSDNYTTSLNLELPNLNCNSGINGRAVVCKR; via the exons ATGTCTATATCGACAGCCCACATTGTTGTGGGTTTGGCGATTGTCTTGCTAATGCTTATAGCAGTGGTGGAGGCCAAAACTCCCCCTGGAATAGCTGATCATCCAAGTCATTCTCATTGCTCAGATGATGAAATCAAGCGATGTAAAAATCTTCCTCAT TGCCACCTCCTGATGATCACGGTTCACCAGAGCTACCACCACCATCTCCTCCTAAGGAATCAACTCCACCACCATCTCCTCCTAATTAAGAAAGAAACTCCACCGCCATCTCCTCCTAAGGAATCAACTCCACCGCCATCTCCTCCTAAGAAAGGAACTCCACCGCCATCTCCTCCTAAGGAATACACTCCACCGCCATCTCCTCCTAAGGACGAAACTCCACCGCCATCTCCACCTAAGGAATCAACTCCACCGCCATCTCCTCCCAAGGAACAAACTCCACCGCCATCTCCACCTAAGGAATCAAGTCCACCACCTTCATTGCCACCCTCATCTCCTCCCCCAAGTAATCCATCTTCTCCTCCCCCACCTTCATCTTCTCCTCCACCACCCTCATCTGATTCTCCACCTTCTCCAGCTTATCCATCGCCCACTCCTAAACCACCCACACCAAAGAACGTCAATTGCAAGAACAAATACTATCCTAGGTGTTATGCTGTCCAGCATGTATGCCCTACCTCTTGCCCGACCAGTTGTCAAGTTGACTGTGTCTCTTGCAAACCTGTTTGTAGTAA TAATTTTATTTGGGATGCAAAGTGTGACAAGCCTGGAGCAGTTTTCCAAGTTCCACGTTTTACCGGTGGTGATGGGATTATCTTCTAC TTCCATGGTAAAAAGGACAAAGATTTTTACCTAGTTACAGACCCTGAATTCCATATCAATGCCCACTTCATAGGAAGGCGAAACGAGAACATGAAAAGAGACTTCACTTGGGTACAATCCATTGGTATCCTTTATGGCACTCACAAACTCTCTGTTGCTGGACTGAAAACAACAACATGGGATGATTCCATCGATCGCCTCGCTCTCCACTTTGACAATGAACCTATATTACTTCCTAACAATGAAGGTGCAAGGGGAAAATCTGAAATTGTACCTATGACATCGATTACAAGAATCAGCAACACTAACGAGGTTGTCATAGATGTTGAAAATGTTCCTACAATCACAGCCAAGATTGTGCCTATTGCAGAGCAAGAATCTCGAGTTCATAACTACGGCATAACGAATGATGACTGCTTTGCTCATCTTGAACTTGGATTCAAGTTTTTCTCTTTAACTGGTGAAGTGAATAGCGTTTTAGGGCAGACTTATAGGAAGGATTGCGTGAGCAGAGTTAAGATGGGTGTTCTGATGCCAATAATGGGAGGCGACAAAAAGTTTGCAGCTTCTGGACTCTTTGATGCTGACTGTTCTGTGGCTAGGTTCCAGGCAAATGGAGAACAATCCGACAATTATACGACTTCGTTGAATTTGGAGCTTCCTAATTTGAACTGCAATAGTGGAATTAATGGACGTGCAGTTGTCTGCAAGCGGTAG